The segment GCCATCGACGGGCGCGTCCGGGCGCTGATGGACCGGTATCAGGACCGGAGCCCCGTTGCGATCCTCGCCGGGGACTTCAACACCCTCCCAGGAAGCGACACCAACAGGTACCTCAACGGCCAGGGCGCCGGCACCAACGGCGACTACACCTTCTGGACCGAAGCGTTCGCCGTCGTTGGTGATCCGGCCGAAGCCACCACGGTCGCCTCCGGAAACTACTGGGCCCAGCAGACCGCACGCATCGTCGGCATCGAATTTCCGGAAATGCTCCCTGACCGGCGCATCGATTACGTATGGACCTACGACTGGGCTTACGGCCGGCCCGGCTGCCCTGTCGCGATGCAGCGGTCTTTCACGGACACGACCCGCTACGGGTTCCCCGCCTCGGACCACTATGGGCTCACCGTGGACCTCTGGACCCCGCCGATCCTGGCCACTGTCCCCGCGAAGCTGCTCAGCACGGACGACGTCCTGACCGATCAGCTCATGCTCGACCTGGGAGAAACGCGGGAGAGCGTACTCGTGTGATCCCCGGGGCGGCCGGGGAGAGAGACCTCGGCCGCCCCACACATGTGGCCCATGACTAACGAAAGCGCCCCCGCGCGCCCATACGGCGTCTTTATCGACGCCCTGCTTGTCACCTCCACGTTTTACGGCCAGACGCCAGCCCAAATGCGCTACATCGACGCCGGACTGACCAGCGATGAAGCTCATCAACTCGCCCGGCCGGAGCTTCGCTCCCGGCTGGTGGCAGCCACCTCCTTCCGCGCCGAGGTCGTGGTTCCCGTACTCGTGGGCCTCGTTGTTTTCGGCGTATTCGGGTTCATTCCTCGACATTCGGGCACCGACCTGCCGTACCCGTTCGTGGGCGCTATTCTGGTTCTCCTGGGGCTGGCACTGGCCAGCGCAGCCATTACCGGGTCTGTATATGCCTCCCGCGTCGGCAAGCAGTTGGATACGGTCCGCGAGTCCTTCATCGCATCGGGGAAAATTGTGTCGGACTTCAATCTGCCCGACGGATTCAAGACAGACCTGAAGCGCATCGACACCGCGCTGAGCGCACTTCAAAGGAACGGCCGCGCAGACCATGACGCCCAGGCCCAGGAAGCGGTCGCTGCCCTGTTGGAGTCCAACGCGCACAAGCCTTCCGCCCGGCACCTCGAAATCGCTGAGTCTGACGCAATGGACGAAAGCTCGGTGAAGATCCGCGACTTGACCAACGAGGAACGAAAGCGGTGGCGAGCCGACATTGCGAAGGCCGAAACCCTGATTCTGGACATTGAAGCCGCCGCATCGGCTCCTGCCAACGCTTCGGTAGCGGCCTAGCCCGTCCTGGACCACTCCTGTTTTTTGTGGCAGGACCTTTCGAACGAGGCATAACTGAGGCGGTCAGGGAGAAAAACCCTGGCCGCCTCACACATGGAGACCTATGACTTCTTCCAACGCCCCTGCGCGCCCCGACTCCGCGGCCGAGGATTCCGACCCTGTCGCCATCCGCACCCGGACGCTGGCCGCGAAGGCAGCATGGGGCCGGGACGTGGCACGGGCTGAACACCTCGTTCTGGAACTGGAAGACGCCGCTGCCGGGAAGGTCCCCGCAACGGTCTGACGAGGTTCGGTGACGCTTTTCAAAACCGCCGCACACATGGGTGTCAACGGGCCCCCCGGAGTGTTCACCCACCTCCCGGGGGCCCGCACCCAACTTCAAGCGAGGATCACATTCCATGGCATCTCATGTGCTCACCAACGACCAACTGCTCGAATCCCGGGACATCGTCGCGCGTCTGCGTGAATTCGCCGTCCGCATCGGCGACCGCCACGGTGACGACGCGCCCGTCCTGACCGCCGGTATGGTCCAGGCCGTCCTTGATGATGAGCCGGGCAAGCTCGCCGACCTCGAAGCTGCGGCAGGCCTTTGATACCCGGACTGGACTTTGTCGCGATCGACTTCGAGCTCGCCAATCCGAAGCACTCCTCCATCTGCCAGATCGGCCTCGTGAAGGTCCGTGACGGCCAGCTTGGGAAGACACACACCCACTACGTGATGCCACCTCCCGGCCACCAGCACTTCGGAGACCGGCAGATCGCCGTGCACGGCATCACCCGCCGCATGATCGACGGCGCCGACGGCTGGGATCTCATGTTGCCCCGCCTGGCCGCCTTCGCCGGGGACCTGCCGTTGGTCGCCCATAACGTCACCGCCGAGCGGTCCATGATCCGTCAGACCTCCGAGGCCGCCGGTCTGGTCCCGCCTGACTTCACCTACTACTGCACCCAACGCGCAGCCCAGCTGCACATCCCCGAACAAGGCCCGTTCCGGCTCAACGTGCTCGTCGAGAAGCTTGGCCTTCCACCCTTGCAGCACCACGACGCCGGTGAAGATGCCGCCGCAGCCGCGCACCTGGCAGTTAAGCTTTCCGAAATCACCGGGATCTCCGACGTCCATGAGCTCTTCCCTATGATGAAGCCCTCACCGGCGACCAAGAAGGCGTG is part of the Arthrobacter methylotrophus genome and harbors:
- a CDS encoding endonuclease/exonuclease/phosphatase family protein — protein: MTPVKTTTIPAEHLLRVTTLNINHAPDEVERRTGLACDELGVLRPSVLCLQEVRFEAAGRSRQLDTIAAETGLTVISAQAQHPRRDGGLSGNAVLSSLLEIESSSIDFATPDCQLTSADYAVLEAPTGHTLIVISAHLAWGGDREGTRLAQVTAIDGRVRALMDRYQDRSPVAILAGDFNTLPGSDTNRYLNGQGAGTNGDYTFWTEAFAVVGDPAEATTVASGNYWAQQTARIVGIEFPEMLPDRRIDYVWTYDWAYGRPGCPVAMQRSFTDTTRYGFPASDHYGLTVDLWTPPILATVPAKLLSTDDVLTDQLMLDLGETRESVLV
- a CDS encoding 3'-5' exonuclease: MIPGLDFVAIDFELANPKHSSICQIGLVKVRDGQLGKTHTHYVMPPPGHQHFGDRQIAVHGITRRMIDGADGWDLMLPRLAAFAGDLPLVAHNVTAERSMIRQTSEAAGLVPPDFTYYCTQRAAQLHIPEQGPFRLNVLVEKLGLPPLQHHDAGEDAAAAAHLAVKLSEITGISDVHELFPMMKPSPATKKAWKKF